The following proteins come from a genomic window of Canis lupus familiaris isolate Mischka breed German Shepherd chromosome 31, alternate assembly UU_Cfam_GSD_1.0, whole genome shotgun sequence:
- the TFF2 gene encoding trefoil factor 2 precursor (The RefSeq protein has 1 frameshift compared to this genomic sequence): protein MGPRGLQLLAVLLALGLCAPAGAQKPSACQCSRIEASHRKNCGFPGISASECFNTGCCFDSRVPNVPWCFHPLPKQESEQCVMEVAARKNCGYPGISPQECASRNCCFSDTIRNVPWCFFPILNQDCHY from the exons ATGGGACCTCGAGGCCTCCAGCTGCTGGCGGTGCTCCTCGCCCTGGGGCTGTGTGCCCCGGCGGGGGCCCAGAAACCTT CCGCCTGCCAGTGCTCGCGGATCGAGGCCTCCCACAGGAAGAACTGTGGCTTCCCGGGCATCAGCGCCT CCGAGTGCTTCAACACGGGCTGCTGCTTCGACTCCAGAGTCCCCAACGTCCCCTGGTGTTTCCATCCCCTCCCGAAGCAAG AGTCGGAGCAGTGTGTCATGGAAGTGGCGGCCCGCAAGAACTGTGGGTACCCGGGCATCAGCCCCCAGGAGTGTGCGTCTCGCAACTGCTGCTTCTCCGACACCATCCGCAACGTGCCCTGGTGCTTCTTCCCAATCCTCAATCAAG ATTGTCATTATTAA